Proteins encoded within one genomic window of Lysinibacillus sphaericus:
- a CDS encoding NAD(P)H-dependent flavin oxidoreductase has protein sequence MLDKLKYPIIQAPMAGGVSTPALAAAVSNAGGLGFLAAGYKTTEDLRKDIQEFRNLSSNIFGVNLFVPNLNEINDNCNVDDYRAKLEKEALLLGTTVGDPIVDDDDWHNKIDLIKEEKIPVVSFTFGCPSTETIKELKQNGSFVIVTVTNLEEAKIANESGADALCLQGIEAGGHRASFSNNMEPHEEYGLLVFISIVKKEIDIPIIAAGGIMDGCTITAVLGAGASAAQLGTAFLLCPESGTNPVYRKALTDSDYTTTHITRAFTGRRARGLVNYFLSTYDKEAPAAYPQVHYMTQKLRKEAVQSDNPKYMSLWAGQGYKLAQSLPAADLIKTLMLQVNTNHV, from the coding sequence ATGTTAGATAAATTAAAATACCCAATTATACAAGCTCCTATGGCGGGAGGGGTATCGACGCCAGCTCTTGCCGCAGCGGTATCCAATGCAGGAGGATTAGGTTTTCTAGCTGCTGGATACAAAACAACTGAAGATTTAAGAAAAGATATTCAAGAATTTCGTAATTTGTCTTCTAATATTTTTGGTGTAAATTTATTTGTCCCTAACCTAAATGAAATCAATGATAATTGTAATGTGGACGACTATCGAGCGAAGTTAGAAAAAGAAGCATTACTATTAGGAACTACAGTTGGAGATCCAATCGTGGATGATGATGACTGGCATAACAAAATTGACTTAATCAAAGAAGAAAAAATACCTGTTGTAAGTTTTACTTTTGGATGTCCGTCTACTGAAACTATAAAAGAATTAAAGCAAAATGGAAGTTTCGTAATTGTTACCGTTACAAATTTAGAAGAAGCAAAAATAGCAAATGAATCGGGTGCCGATGCATTATGTTTGCAAGGCATTGAGGCGGGAGGACATCGAGCTTCCTTTTCAAATAATATGGAACCTCACGAAGAGTATGGATTACTCGTTTTTATAAGTATCGTGAAAAAGGAAATCGATATTCCTATTATAGCGGCAGGAGGGATTATGGATGGTTGTACGATTACTGCTGTTTTAGGGGCAGGGGCTAGTGCTGCTCAATTAGGTACCGCTTTTCTCCTTTGTCCAGAAAGTGGGACGAATCCAGTATATAGAAAAGCTTTAACGGATTCGGATTATACAACAACTCATATTACACGTGCATTTACGGGCAGGCGTGCAAGAGGGTTAGTAAATTATTTTCTATCCACTTATGACAAGGAAGCACCCGCTGCGTATCCACAAGTTCATTATATGACACAAAAATTAAGAAAAGAGGCTGTTCAGTCAGATAATCCAAAGTACATGTCTTTATGGGCTGGACAGGGCTATAAACTTGCTCAATCTCTTCCAGCGGCAGATTTAATAAAAACATTAATGCTGCAAGTAAACACAAATCATGTATGA